The Strigops habroptila isolate Jane chromosome 8, bStrHab1.2.pri, whole genome shotgun sequence genome includes a window with the following:
- the FOXL2 gene encoding forkhead box protein L2: MMNSYPDGEEDAVALLAHDTGGSKEPERVKEELGAEKGPEKPDPSQKPPYSYVALIAMAIRESAEKRLTLSGIYQYIISKFPFYEKNKKGWQNSIRHNLSLNECFIKVPREGGGERKGNYWTLDPACEDMFEKGNYRRRRRMKRPFRPPPSHFQPGKTLFSPDSYGYLSPPKYLQSTFMNNSWPLAQPPAPMPYASCQMSGGNVSPVNVKGLSGPASYGPYSRVQSMALPSMVNSYNGMGHHHHHPHAHHPQQLSPASPAPPAAPAANGAGLQFACARQPAELSMMHCSYWEHDSKHSALHSRIDI, encoded by the coding sequence ATGATGAACAGCTACCCAGACGGCGAGGAGGACGCGGTGGCGCTGCTGGCTCATGATACCGGCGGCAGCAAGGAACCGGAGCGGGTCAAGGAGGAGCTGGGCGCCGAGAAGGGCCCCGAGAAGCCGGACCCCTCGCAGAAGCCCCCCTACTCCTACGTGGCCCTGATCGCCATGGCCATCCGGGAGAGCGCGGAGAAGAGGCTCACACTGTCCGGGATCTACCAGTACATCATCAGCAAGTTCCCTTTCTACGAGAAGAACAAGAAGGGCTGGCAGAACAGCATCCGCCACAACCTCAGCCTCAACGAATGCTTCATCAAGGTGCCCCGGGAGGGCGGCGGCGAGCGCAAGGGCAACTATTGGACCCTGGATCCCGCCTGCGAGGACATGTTCGAGAAGGGCAACTACCGCCGGAGGCGAAGGATGAAACGGCCTTTCCGGCCGCCCCCATCCCATTTCCAGCCCGGCAAGACCCTCTTCAGCCCCGACAGCTACGGCTACCTCTCCCCGCCCAAGTACTTGCAGTCCACCTTCATGAACAACTCGTGGCCGCTGGCGCAGCCCCCCGCGCCCATGCCCTACGCCTCCTGCCAGATGTCTGGTGGGAACGTCAGCCCCGTCAATGTGAAAGGACTTTCGGGCCCGGCGTCCTACGGCCCCTACTCGCGGGTACAGAGCATGGCGCTGCCCAGCATGGTGAACTCCTACAACGGCATgggccaccaccaccaccacccgcATGCCCATCAcccccagcagctcagcccggccagccccgcgccgcccgcggccccggcggcgAACGGAGCCGGCCTCCAGTTCGCCTGCGCCCGCCAGCCCGCCGAGCTGTCCATGATGCACTGTTCCTACTGGGAGCACGACAGCAAACACAGCGCCCTTCACTCCCGCATAGACATCTAG